The Prochlorococcus marinus XMU1404 DNA segment ACCTACCCCAATAGATGAAAATAAAAAGCCTGATTTAAAAGCTTTAAAAAGTGCTTCTATGACAGTGGCCAAGGCCCTTAAATTAAGAGCTCAAAAACAAGATATTAAAACTACAAAGAAAATTCCAATAGTTATCTATGAAAGTACTGTTTATCCAGGAACAACTGAAGAGATTTGCATACCTATAATTGAAAAACATTCTGGATTAATCTACGATGATTTACAAAATAAAGAGAAAACTTTTTCTTGTGGATACAGTCCCGAAAGAATAAATCCTGGAGATAAGGAGCACAAACTAGAAGATATTATTAAAGTTACGAGTGGATCTAATAAGATAGTATCAATTTGGATTGATAAATTTTATGGCTCTGTTATAAAAGCTGGAACTTTTATGGCTGCAAATATTAAAACTGCAGAAGCGGCTAAAGTCATCGAAAATACTCAAAGAGACTTAAACATAGCATTAATAAATGAACTGGCTATTATTTTTAAAATGATAGGAATTGATACCCTTGAAGTCCTTGAAGCAGCATCAACTAAATGGAATTTCCTGCCGTTTAAACCTGGATTGGTTGGTGGCCATTGTATTGGTGTTGATCCATATTACTTAACTTATAAAGCTGAATCATTAGGTTATTTACCCGAGGTTGTCTTAGCAGGAAGAAAAATAAATGATGGTATGAGTAAATGGATTGCAGAACAAATAATCTTGGAAATGTCCAAAAAAAATATTTCAATTTCATCATCAAAAGTTTTAATTCTTGGTTTTTCTTTTAAGGAAAATTGTCCTGATATTAGAAATACAAAAGTGTTTGATTTAATAAATTTTTTAAAAGTTTATAACTTAGATTTTGAAGTTGTAGATCCCTGGGTTAATAAAAAAGAAGCAGAAAAAGTTTGCGGCATTTCAATTCAAAACAAATTTCATAAAAACAAAAAATATGATGTAGTTATTTCTTGCGTGGCTCACCAACAATTTCTCGATATTTCGCTTAATGAATGGAGAAATCTTATTAAAGATAATGGTATATTATTTGACTTAAAAGGTTTTATTCCAAGAAAATTAAATCCAATTAGAATTTAATTAAGTACCAAATGAAGAAAGTTGCTTTAATATTTGGAATATCTGGGCAAGATGGTGCATTCTTAGCTGATTTACTTTTAAAAAAAGATTATGAAGTTCATGGAACTTCCAGAGATGCTGAAATCAACATTTTTTCATCTTTAACAGAAATTGGAATCAAAGCAAAAGTGAATTTGCATTCAGCTACTCTTACTGATTTTCATAGTACATTACAAGTTATAGAGAAGGTGAATCCTTCCGAAATTTATAATTTAGCAGGACAATCTTCAGTGGGGCTTTCATTTGATCAGCCAGTTGAAACTTTGGAGAGTATTACTACAGCAACTATAAATATTTTAGAAGCTATAAGATTTCTTGGTAAAAGTATTCGTTTTTATAATGCAGGATCATCAGAATCATATGGTAATACGGGAGAATTACCAGCTGATGAAAAAACTCCTTTTAGACCTAAGAGTCCCTATGGGGTGGCCAAAGCAGCGGCGTTCTGGCATGTTTCTAACTACAGAAATAGTTACGGCTTATTTGCTTGTTCAGGAATTATGTTTAATCATGAATCAATATTAAGACCTTCAAGGTTTGTCACAAAAAAGATTTGCCAATCAGCAGCAAGAATTGCTTTAGGAGAAATTTCTTCACTAAAGCTTGGAGATATACAAATAAAAAGAGATTGGGGATGGGCTCCTGAATACGTAGAGGCTATGTGGAAAATGCTTCAACAAGAAAACCCTGAAGACTTTGTTATAGCAACGGGTAAATTAAGCAGCTTGAATGAATTTATTAGTTGTGCATTTTCAGCATTAAATTTAAATTGGGAAGATCATGTTATTAGAGATGATATTTTGTATAGGCCATCTGAAATCAAATCTGGTTTTGGATGCCCTATAAAAGCAAATAAAAAGCTATTTTGGGAAGCGAAAACACTAATGCCTGAAATCGCAAATATTATGACACTTAAAGAATTTCACAAAATTAAGAATTCTAATTTTAAAAAGCCGTGAAAGATAATTTTCGATATCTAAAGAACAGTTTAACTTGTTTCCCTTGGAAAATACTTAGCAAGATAAATATTTATAAAGACATATCTCCACCAATTAAATATGTTGCAGAGGAAGCAAATTGGGCGATTAAAAATGTTGGAGAGAATATGAAAAGAGAATTGGATATTATAAATCCTCAAAAATTTGAGATAACAACAAACCCTTCAAAAATTACAAAAAAAATTGTTCATTTTGGCTCTCAATATATGTGGTTAAATTGGGGTTCACACATGTCAAAAGATAACTATTTTATTTCTACATTCTTTCATGGAAAACCTTCGGACGGTGATGAGGTTAAATATCATATTGAACGATTTTTGAAAAGTGTTCCCAGACTTCAAAAAGTAATAACTGCCTCAACAATTGTGGAGAAAAGATTATTAAATTGGGGAGTCCCATCAGAAAAAATAATAAAAATTCCTCTAGGTGTAAATACAAAAAAATTCATACTTCCCAGTAAGGAAAGACAATCCAAGATCAGAGATTTATTAAATATTCCACGTGAATCTATATTGATTGGATCCTTTCAAAAAGATGGTATAGGCTGGGGAGAAGGTTTAAAACCAAAGTTAATAAAAGGTCCTGACATTTTTGTGCAAACCTTAAAAAGGTTATCAAAAAAAGGCTTGCCTGTTTACGCTCTGCTTACTGGACCATCAAGAGGTTATGTAAAAGAAAAGCTTAAACAAGCTAATATTCCTTTCTTTCATTCTTACGTAACTAATTCAGATGAACTTATTCCTTTATATCAAGCATTAGACCTATATCTAATCACCTCAAGGGAAGAGGGTGGACCTTTGGGGTTAATCGAAAGTATGGCATGTGGAGTTCCTGTAGTTTCAACGCGAGTTGGCATGGCCGAAGATGTTATTCAAGATGATATTCCAGGAGAGATATCGCGAACCATTGATTCAAAAAATTTAGCTAATAAAGTAGAACTAATCCTAAATAGTTTTTATAAAAATAAAAAAGAATCTCAAAAATTAATAAGAAAACATATCATAAGATTTGATTGGGAAGAGATAGCTAAACAACATTGGGAAAAAGTTTATAAAGAATTAATTTGATGACAAAACTTTTGAGATTCTTTTCAATAATTAAAAAGCCAATTAAAAAAATATGGACTATTAGAGAGTCTATAAAATTAATTTATAATTATTTATTTATTGCATCAAACTATAATTCAAAAAATCCTAAATTATATTACGGAGGATCACTAATAGGTAATATTGGAGGCCCATTAGTAAAAGTTAAAAAGTTAAATCAGTTCTTCCCAGAACATAATTGGAACTTTAATATAATTTATCTACTGTCAAATTCAATATACTTATCATCTGCTTCAATTAATCTTATAAGAAAAAAAAAGGTCCCAGTTATTCTTAATCAAAATGGAGTTTTTTATCCAGAATGGTTTAAAGGAAATTGGAAGGAAGAAAACCATAAAATGTCAAAAATTTATCACTCTGCTGATTATGTTCTTTGGCAATCAAATTTCTGTAAAAAAGCCTCTGAGAAATTTCTTGGCAACAGGATAGGTAATGGTGAAATACTCTATAATGCGGTTGATACATCAATCTTTACCCCAAAAAATAGATCGAAAAATAAATTCTTTACATTTTTAATCACAGGGAATATTAGAAAAATTAGCAACTATCGTATAATATCTGTTCTTTATGCATTAAAAAATTTTATTTCCGAAAATTATAATATCCAACTAATAATTGCAGGTTTTATTGAGGATAGAAAATACATTAATTTAAAAATTAAGCAGCTAAATTTAGAAAATCATATTAAATTTTATGAGGAATATTCTCAAAGAGATGCTCCAAAAATATATCAAGAAGCAGATGCATATATAACAATGACTTTTCAAGATAATTGCCCTACAGCAGTACTTGAAGCTATGGCTAGTGGTCTTCCGATTTTATACTCTTCTAGTGGAGGGATACCAGAATTAGTAGGGGAAGAATCAGGTATAGGAATTAATGTTGAAGAAAATTGGGATCAAACCATGGTTCCTAATGATTCTACTATTGCAAATGGGATGAAGGAAATAATTGATAAAAAAAATATTATGTCACAAGCCTCAAGAATTAGAGCAGTTGAGTTTTTTGATATAAAAAAATGGATTGTTAGGCATATAAATATTTTCGAAAAACTTCTCGATCAATAATTTTAGTTACTAGAAATTATTATTTTTTATATAAAAGATACTACTAAGAGAGCAAGGAAGGGGGAGGTTAAAAGTTTTTTTCAAAAAATTTATTTAAAAAAATATACTAAAGTTGAAATAAATGATTAGTAATTTTTAGCTAAATTTTGCGCCAAACTGCTAAAAGCTTACCTTGAAATATAACTTCATCCAAATTTAATTCAATAGGTTCATAATTTGGATTGGCTGCCTCTAAAAATATTTTTGCTCCTCTTTTGAAAAAGTACTTCAATGTTGTACCGGAGCCTGGAACCATTGCGCTCACAATTGTTCCATTTATTAGAGAATTAGAATCTCTTATAGGTTCCATCAAAACCATATCTCCATCAGCTATACATGCATCAATCATTGAATCACCATTAACTGTGAGTGCAAAAACATCCTTTTTCTTAAATACATCTGTAATGTCAAGATTTTCATAGACATCTGAAAAAGTTTCAATTAATCCGCCTGCGGCTACCGATCCTTTAATAGGAATTCCATCAATAATTTCATCAACCAATTTAAGAGTTCTCGCTTTACCTTCCTGCCAAGAAATAAAGCCCTTATCTTGAAGATGTTTAAGCCTACTTTGAATAGGCGCTGGTGACTTTAAACCCATTGCGTTCATCATTTGCCTTATTGAAGGGCTATGTTGAAAATCTCTCACATAATCTCTTATCCACTGATAAAGCTCGTTTTGGGCTTCAGTGAGATTATCGCCTGAATAGTTAACCAAGGAACATATGTACTCTAATACATTTGTACCTTTTAAATCGCCTTTTTGCAAGTTCTAGGAAAGAAGTGATGCTAAAAGGGCTTGTTGAACATGAAGTCTATTTTCTGCTTGTTCGAAAATTCGACTATTTTTACTTTCGAACACTTCATTAGTTATTTCTTTGTCTCGATATGCTGGAAGACAATGTAAAACAATTGCATCTTTTTTTGCTTTCTTCAATAAATCATTATTAATATTAAATCCATCAAAATCTATATCTTTTTTTTCTTTTTTATTTTCTTCACCCATTGAGGACCAAACGTCTGTGTACAAAACATTTGACCCAACTACAGCCACGTGAGGATCATTTATGATTTTCAAAAAATCTTTTTTATTACTTATCTCTAACGCTTTTTTTATAATTGCACTATTTGGTTCATATCCCTTTGGACAAGAAATTCTCACTTCCACATCAAGTAATGCTCCACATAAAATAAGTGAATTTGCAACATTATTGCCATCGCCTATAAATGTTAAAACAACTTTACTAAAATCATTAAATTCCTCTTTAATTGTCATAAAATCAGCCAAAGCTTGGCATGGATGCTCTAAATCAGTGAGTGCATTTATAACAGGCTTGGAAGACCACCGCGCATATTCTTCCAAATCTGATTGTTTAAAAGTTCTTATTGCAAGTGCATCACAATATCTGCTTAGAACTCGAGCTGTATCTCTTATAGGCTCGCCCCTGCCTATCTGTGAAGTAGTTGGATTTAAATCAATAGTGGTCCCGCCAAGTCGTGACATTGCCACTTGAAAGCTAACTCTCGTACGGGTAGAAGATTTATCAAAAATGAGTCCCAAAACTTTGTTTTTAAGTTGAATATTTATATCTTTATTTTTAAAATTTTGAGCAAGATTTAGTAAATTTATAACTTCTTCATTTGAAATATCCAAGGATGATAAAAAATTTGAACTTACAATCTTATTTGGTTTTAGCATCATTTTTATAAAGATGACCTAAATTCTACTATGCAGGCATTTTACTTTCAGCAAGTAGCGTTTTGAGATCCTCTCCTTCTATAACCTCTTCTTTAAGTATCTTTTGTGAAATAGATTCTAATAAAGGTAAATTATTCCTCAAAATATTCAATGCTGTCTCATGAGCATCATCAACTAATTCTCTTACTTCTTTATCTATAGCTTGTGCTGTAGCATCACTGACTGATCTTCTTGGATTATTGCCGTTACCCAAGAATTGACCACCACCTTGTTTGTCATAAGCTAGGGGTCCAAGTATATCACTCATTCCAAAAGTACCAACCATTTGCTCAGCAATATCAGTAGCTCTTTGGAGATCATTTGAAGCTCCAGTTGTGACTTTCCCAAAAACCACTTCTTCAGCTGATCTTCCACCAAGCAGTGTGGCTATTTGTCCTTTCAACTCATCCTTGGAGTTGAGAAATCTTTCTTCTGTAGGAAGTTGAAGTGTATAACCTAGAGCACTCATGCCTCTAGGTACAATTGAAATTTTTGCAACTTTTGATCCTCCTGGCATGAGGTGGCCCACAATGGCATGGCCGACTTCATGGTATGCCACAACTTTCTTCTCGTCATCTTGGAGAACTCTACTTTTTTTCTCTAGACCTGCTACCACTCTCTCAATAGCTTCACTCAAATCTCTTTGCTCTACACTTTTTCTTTTAGCTCTTGCTGCAAGTAAAGCTGCTTCATTAACCATATTAGCCAAATCTGCCCCTGCGAATCCACTTGTAGCTTGTGCAATTGAGTCTAAATCTATAGAGTCTGCTAATTTAACCTTTTTTGTATAAATTTCAAGGATTGTTTTCCTACCGGATAAATCAGGCCTATCTACTAAAACTTGCCTATCAAATCTACCAGGTCTCAAAAGTGCTGCATCAAGTACTTCTGGCTGGTTAGTAGCAGCAAGTACAATAACTGGCTTATCTGTAGATGCAAATCCATCCATTTCAGTAAGTAGTTGATTTAATGTTTGTTCCCTCTCATCATTACCCCCAACAACTCCCATTGATCCCGAACGGCTTTTGCCAATAGCATCTAACTCATCAATAAAAATTATGCAAGGAGCTTTTTTCTTAGCTTGTTCAAATAAGTCCCTAACTCTTGCCGCGCCAGCACCCACAAAAAGTTCAACAAATTCAGAACCTGAAATAATGAAAAAAGGAACTTCTGCTTCACCAGCAACAGCTTTTGAAAGAAGTGTTTTACCTGTTCCTGGAGGTCCGACCAAGAGAACACCTTTAGGTATTCTTGCTCCAATATCGGTATATCTTTCTGGTTTTTTTAGAAAATCAACTATTTCTGTTAATTCGTCCTTAGCTTCATCAACTCCTGCAACATCAGCAAATGTTACTTTTGATTCATCATCAGGTACATAAACCTTAGCTTTACTTTTAGTAAAACTTAGAGCTCCTTGAGCACCTCCACCACCCATACTTCTTCTAGCAAAGAATTGTAAAACTAGTATAAAAATTAATGGAGGAACAACCCAGCTCAAAATTGTTGAGAAGAAATTAGGTTTTTTAGGAGGAGCAGCAGCAAATTCCACCCCTTTACTTTCTAACCTTTGTGGAAGGTCCATATCAAAAATTGGGGTTGTCGCCAATACAGAGGGTGAACCTTCCTCAGCTCCATTCAATTCATATCTAATTTGTTCTTGAGTTATATATGCTCTCTTAACTTCCCCATCATTAACTTGATCTATAAACAAAGAGTAAGGAACCCTAGGGATTTGCATATTTTGATTAGGGAAAAGACTGCTAAATAAAAGTAATGCTCCAACTCCTATCAAAATTATATTTACAATTCCAAATCTTCTATTAGGTTGATTATCGTCTTGTCTTATTGGCATGATGGTGGTCAAATTTGAACTTATTATAAACTAAACGAAGAGTTTCCGTATCCGTATTTTTTTTTGGGGTAAGAACCGTACGGTACTTTGACCTAAATAAATTGGTAATAAAGATTAATTCTCAAATGAACTTTTAATGCAAATATCATTGCCAATCAAACTAACCCTAAGATCACTTAATTTGATAATTTCATTCATTTCTGCAAATTCAAAATCACCAAAAGGATTCATACTAGTTTCTCCACCTAAAATTTTTGGAGCGATAAAAGTAATAATTTCCTGAACACAATTAGATTGCATAGCAGCAGTCGCTAATCTAGGGCCACATTCCCATAGAACTTTATTACATCCTCTTTTAGCAAGTATTTTTGAAATCAACTCTGGATTGTCTGATGATACCTTTTCGACCTCTACACATTTGGGAATCCTTGTGAGGTAACTTTCATTTGCTGTAGAAGAATCATAAATAACTATAGTTTTTGCCTTACTACAATCCCAAAGATTAGATTTTAAAGGAAGATCTAAACTTTTTGTGAAAACAACTCTCAAAGGCTCAGGATACTTTAAACCTCTTGTAGTCAAAAGTGGATTATCTTTCCTTAATGTGTTTCCACCAATGATAATTGCATCAAATTCTGCTCTAAAAGAGTGAACTAATGACCTTGATTCTTCATTAGTAATCCATTTACTCTTACCATTTTTTAAACCTATTCTGCCATCAATACTCATAGCCCATTTAAGAACACCAAATGACTTTTGAGTAATATTTCTATGAATAAAAGCTTTGTTTAATTCTAAGGATTCTTTCTCACATAATCCTAAGTGAACTTGAATTCCTGCTTCTTTTAAAAGTTTAATACTTTTCCCAGAGACTCTTTTATCAGGATCTTGAATCGATATATAGACCTTCCTTATCCCTGAAGATATTACCTTATCTACACATGGAGGTGTTTTACCTTGATGACAGCAAGGTTCGAGATTCACATACATTGATCCCCCTTTTGCATCCTTTTTTAAATTACTAAAAGCCATTGCCTCAGCATGAGGCATCCCTGCCTTGTAATGAAATCCTTCTGAAATAAGGTTTCCATTTTTATCAAGAATCACTGATCCTACCCTAGGGTTAGGACTAGTTGTATTATTGCCTAACGAAGCCAAAAAGAGTGCTCTTTTCATCCATTTTGTATGGCTTAAATTTATTTCAGACATCTTTTATATAAAATATTCAACTTAGTGATCTCCATTCTTTAACCACGAAGGGGGGGACAGGTAACTCTGAAAAGACTCCTGACAAAGATAATCTTAATGGTCTATTTTTATCTAAATTTTTAATCAATTTATCTAGATCGAATTCTGCCGCAGCTTGTCTTCCATCATTTGCTAATTCTACATTGAGTAATGTTTTATCACCTAAAAGCCACTGTTTTCTCCCTGATTCAACCCTCAAGTCAGTGGGATGATCAATCCTGAGATTTCCAGGATATCCTATTACTCTCAAGATCAATTTATCTTCAAAAAGAGGGGATTTATAAGCTACTAATTGCCAAGTTTCAAAGTCTAAATCCCTTAAAAACTCACTACTAGCATTCATTAATTCCCCATTCATTTCTGTTTCTGCAACTTCTGCAGATACTTTTAATGGGTTAAAAATAAAGGATAATAGTAAAAGTAAAGGTAATATACCTTTCAAAAAAATATTTTTATTTGATTTTGTAATTTTCTTCATTTTCAGAATCCATCAGAGCATCTAGAGTTACAGCTGTTCTTACAATAGCTTGATATCTTTTGATTATTTTACGATTTTTTTCTATAACTCGAGATAAGTTTAAAGTGTCTTTTTCAGAATAGCTAGATGTTAAATCGCTAGAATCTTCTTCAATAAACTCAAATTCACTATCTTTATTAATTAGAGTTAATAATAAATCATGTAATCTCTTTCTCCTTTCAGACAATTAATTAACTATGATAACTCGAATAATAATAAGATAATTTAATAAAACATTCAAACAATTAAGTTCCATTTCATAAATATTGATGACTGAAGTTAATAGAAAAATTCATGTAATTGGGATTAATTCTTATAAATTTGAGGATCTATCTTTAAAATTACAAAATTTATTCTTAGAAACAGAAAATATTGCAGTTCCAAATTCATATTTTGAAGAAATCAAATCATGGAGCGAAAATGGTCTATTAAAAAATAAATCATTTTTTTCGAGCAAAAGTAATAACGAACTTCTTAACTGGCTTAGATCTCAAAAAACTGATGTTATTTTAATTTCGAGAGGAGATCCACTTTGGTTTGGAATTGGGAGAATATTACTAGAAAACTTTTCAAAAGATGAATTAAGTTTCTACCCTTCAAATACTTGCATTCAATTAGCATTTAGTAAGATGAAAATCCCATGGCAAGATACTGTTAATGTAAGTATTCACGGCAGAGACACGAAAAAGTTTATTGAGGCTCTTAAAGCAAGGCCTTCAAATTTGGCTATCATTACAGATTCAAATAACAAAAGTTTAGAAATAATCAAAAAAAACTTATCAGAATTGAATCTGATTGACTTATATGATTTTTGGCTCTGTGAAGAAATAGGCTTTGATAATGAAAAAATAAAAAAATTAAATCTTAACGAGTCATTGCCTACTGATATATCAAGTTTGAATATTGTTGTTCTTACAAAAACAAAGAAGAATTATTCTAATAATCTCCCTCTTTTTGGAATTAGTGACTTTATTTTTGAAACTTTTGATGATAGACCTAATTTATTAACTAAAAGGGAGGTTCGGGTCCAAATCTTGGCTGATCTAGAGCTTCCTAACAATGGCGTCATCTGGGATATAGGAGCAGGTTGTGGGTCAATTGGTTTAGAAGCATTAAAATTAAGGCCTAATTTAGATTTGTTTTGTATCGACAAAAGGATTGGCTCAAAAGCATTAATACTAGAAAACTCAAAAAGGCTAGGCGTTAAACCAAAATTGATTTTAGAGGAAGATATAAACAATACTCTAGAAAAGAGAATTTTAAGTTCTATTGAAAAACCTAATAGATTAGTAATTGGAGGTTGCAATAAACAAACCAAACTTTTAGTTATTAAAAACCTATCTCAATATATGAATATTGGAGATATTATAGTCATCCCAATAATAGACATTGAAGCAATAAAAGAATTGAAAGAGCAATTAGAAGTTAAAAATTTCAAGACAAATTTAAATTTAATTCAAACTTACAAAAGCTTAAGTATCGCAGAGGGAATGAGAATAGAACCAAATAATCCTGTTTTTTTATTAAAAGGTAAAAAATCAATTTAAATGATTGTTATTTATTAGGCTTAGCCACATGAGGTAATCCCCAACCTAATTTATTTCTTAAAACCTGGAAAAATTCATGATCTTCGAGTCTTATAAACTTTACTGAATGCTTACTTTTTCTTATTAAAACCCTATCTTCAGGCCAAACATAACAACCAGCATTTCCATCAACAACCATTACCAACCTTTCAGGAGTCGCGGGGAAAACAGTTACTGGCTCTGAATCATTAAAAACTAATGCTCTTGATGCTAATGAATGTGGAGCAATTGGAGTTAATTGCACAACTGGGCAATCTGGTGTAATAACTGGTCCTCCAGCACTCAGAGAATATGCTGTGGATCCAGTTGGAGTAGATAAAATAACTCCATCAGCTGAAATATCCACAGGAGCATGTCGCCCAATAGAAATCTCAAAATGACACATGCTTGTAAGAGGTTCTCTATGAAGAGCCATCTCATTAAGGCAGAGAGACTCCCATCTCCTCTGATCATTCCTCATCACACTTATGATAAAGCAAGTTCTTTCTTCAATATCCCAATTACCAGTAATGATTTTATCAATAGCTTCATCTAAATTAGATAAATAAGCTTCAGCAAGAAAACCTAGATGTCCCGTATTAATGGTAAGAATGGGAATCTTTGCAGGAGCTGTTTGTCTCGCAGCAGATAAAACAGTTCCATCTCCACCAAGGACAATAGCAAACTCTATTGAAGAATCAAAACCTTCTGGAACACAATTTGTATATCCCAGCGGTCGAACGTGTTGATCAGGATTGGCAAAACCAACCATACCACCAGAACTACTTACTCTTACAACTTCATAATTGGATTCTTCCAATTTTCTTTGCACAGAATTTGCAGTTTGAACAGCTAGTTCTTTACCGTCATTAACGATTAGTCCTGCTTTACGTACCAATAAAAAAATTAAAACTATAAACTATTTTAAACTATTTGTTGGCCAATCCTAATTTAAAATTTCTATTTTATTAGAACTGCTCCAAAAACCTAAAATCATTTGTGTAGAACTTCCGTATATCATCGATCTGATGCCTTACCATACAAAATCTCTCGACTCCTAATCCAGCTGCAAATCCAGTCCACTTCTCAGAATCTAATCCTAATTTTTCTAGAACCTTCGGATCTACCATACCGCAGCCCATTACCTCTAACCATTTACCTTTCCATTGTACGTCTACTTCTGCTGAAGGCTCAGTAAATGGGAAATAACTAGCTCTAAATCTTACAGGAATATCTCCAAAAAAGGTCTTTAAGAAAGTAAGAACTGTACCTCTTAAATGACTAAAATTAATACCTTGATCAATACATAAAACCTCAACCTGATTAAATATAGGAGAGTGAGTAGCATCTACAGCATCTCTCCTATACACTCTTCCAGGGGCGATAATTCGTACTGGAGGTGGATTATTTTCTAAGTATCTTATCTGAACTGGAGAAGTATGTGTCCTTAAGAGTCTATTTTCATCTAAGTAAAAAGTATCCTGCATATCTCGCGCCGGATGATTTTTGGGTATATTTAAAGACTCAAAATTATAAAAATCAGTTTCTATTTCAGGCCCACTTTCAACTGAATAACCTAAACCACAAAAAATATCTATGATTTCATCTTGTGTTGAAATTAAGGGATGTTTACTTCCAGGGGGGGTTCCAGTTGCTGGAATTGTTACATCAATTTTTTCGCCTTTAATCTGCTGATCCAAAGCTTCAATATTTAATTTATTTTTTCTTTTACTTATTAAATCTTGAAGATTTATCTTTATTAAGTTTGCCTTCTGGCCAACA contains these protein-coding regions:
- the ftsH gene encoding ATP-dependent zinc metalloprotease FtsH codes for the protein MPIRQDDNQPNRRFGIVNIILIGVGALLLFSSLFPNQNMQIPRVPYSLFIDQVNDGEVKRAYITQEQIRYELNGAEEGSPSVLATTPIFDMDLPQRLESKGVEFAAAPPKKPNFFSTILSWVVPPLIFILVLQFFARRSMGGGGAQGALSFTKSKAKVYVPDDESKVTFADVAGVDEAKDELTEIVDFLKKPERYTDIGARIPKGVLLVGPPGTGKTLLSKAVAGEAEVPFFIISGSEFVELFVGAGAARVRDLFEQAKKKAPCIIFIDELDAIGKSRSGSMGVVGGNDEREQTLNQLLTEMDGFASTDKPVIVLAATNQPEVLDAALLRPGRFDRQVLVDRPDLSGRKTILEIYTKKVKLADSIDLDSIAQATSGFAGADLANMVNEAALLAARAKRKSVEQRDLSEAIERVVAGLEKKSRVLQDDEKKVVAYHEVGHAIVGHLMPGGSKVAKISIVPRGMSALGYTLQLPTEERFLNSKDELKGQIATLLGGRSAEEVVFGKVTTGASNDLQRATDIAEQMVGTFGMSDILGPLAYDKQGGGQFLGNGNNPRRSVSDATAQAIDKEVRELVDDAHETALNILRNNLPLLESISQKILKEEVIEGEDLKTLLAESKMPA
- the ribD gene encoding bifunctional diaminohydroxyphosphoribosylaminopyrimidine deaminase/5-amino-6-(5-phosphoribosylamino)uracil reductase RibD, which produces MSEINLSHTKWMKRALFLASLGNNTTSPNPRVGSVILDKNGNLISEGFHYKAGMPHAEAMAFSNLKKDAKGGSMYVNLEPCCHQGKTPPCVDKVISSGIRKVYISIQDPDKRVSGKSIKLLKEAGIQVHLGLCEKESLELNKAFIHRNITQKSFGVLKWAMSIDGRIGLKNGKSKWITNEESRSLVHSFRAEFDAIIIGGNTLRKDNPLLTTRGLKYPEPLRVVFTKSLDLPLKSNLWDCSKAKTIVIYDSSTANESYLTRIPKCVEVEKVSSDNPELISKILAKRGCNKVLWECGPRLATAAMQSNCVQEIITFIAPKILGGETSMNPFGDFEFAEMNEIIKLSDLRVSLIGNDICIKSSFEN
- a CDS encoding DUF3122 domain-containing protein yields the protein MKKITKSNKNIFLKGILPLLLLLSFIFNPLKVSAEVAETEMNGELMNASSEFLRDLDFETWQLVAYKSPLFEDKLILRVIGYPGNLRIDHPTDLRVESGRKQWLLGDKTLLNVELANDGRQAAAEFDLDKLIKNLDKNRPLRLSLSGVFSELPVPPFVVKEWRSLS
- the cbiT gene encoding precorrin-6Y C5,15-methyltransferase (decarboxylating) subunit CbiT, with the translated sequence MTEVNRKIHVIGINSYKFEDLSLKLQNLFLETENIAVPNSYFEEIKSWSENGLLKNKSFFSSKSNNELLNWLRSQKTDVILISRGDPLWFGIGRILLENFSKDELSFYPSNTCIQLAFSKMKIPWQDTVNVSIHGRDTKKFIEALKARPSNLAIITDSNNKSLEIIKKNLSELNLIDLYDFWLCEEIGFDNEKIKKLNLNESLPTDISSLNIVVLTKTKKNYSNNLPLFGISDFIFETFDDRPNLLTKREVRVQILADLELPNNGVIWDIGAGCGSIGLEALKLRPNLDLFCIDKRIGSKALILENSKRLGVKPKLILEEDINNTLEKRILSSIEKPNRLVIGGCNKQTKLLVIKNLSQYMNIGDIIVIPIIDIEAIKELKEQLEVKNFKTNLNLIQTYKSLSIAEGMRIEPNNPVFLLKGKKSI
- a CDS encoding NAD(+) kinase; its protein translation is MVRKAGLIVNDGKELAVQTANSVQRKLEESNYEVVRVSSSGGMVGFANPDQHVRPLGYTNCVPEGFDSSIEFAIVLGGDGTVLSAARQTAPAKIPILTINTGHLGFLAEAYLSNLDEAIDKIITGNWDIEERTCFIISVMRNDQRRWESLCLNEMALHREPLTSMCHFEISIGRHAPVDISADGVILSTPTGSTAYSLSAGGPVITPDCPVVQLTPIAPHSLASRALVFNDSEPVTVFPATPERLVMVVDGNAGCYVWPEDRVLIRKSKHSVKFIRLEDHEFFQVLRNKLGWGLPHVAKPNK
- the pheS gene encoding phenylalanine--tRNA ligase subunit alpha, whose translation is MSQIESLSQIEEKLNNLSLAAINNVDNANTHEELDQLRVSLLGKKGELSIILKKMGQLSATDRPIVGQKANLIKINLQDLISKRKNKLNIEALDQQIKGEKIDVTIPATGTPPGSKHPLISTQDEIIDIFCGLGYSVESGPEIETDFYNFESLNIPKNHPARDMQDTFYLDENRLLRTHTSPVQIRYLENNPPPVRIIAPGRVYRRDAVDATHSPIFNQVEVLCIDQGINFSHLRGTVLTFLKTFFGDIPVRFRASYFPFTEPSAEVDVQWKGKWLEVMGCGMVDPKVLEKLGLDSEKWTGFAAGLGVERFCMVRHQIDDIRKFYTNDFRFLEQF